In Phyllopteryx taeniolatus isolate TA_2022b chromosome 22, UOR_Ptae_1.2, whole genome shotgun sequence, the DNA window TCAACACGTGTCGATTAAACATCGAACATCTCGGCCTTCAAATAAAATCTCCCATTGTGTTCACAAAAATCCGATTCCCTGTTTTAATCGTTCCCCCCTTTTCGTTTGTAGGGAAAGACATTATTCAAAACTACTGTtgagtttttttctctccttctaTTTGCTtgatttctcctgataccaaacaagctttgaaaccgTTTTTTCCTCCTATTATTCACTCTTTAAATCCCACAAAAATGACTTCCATGTCACTTAAATGTCATTGAAAGCTATTCAAATGTCACTAAAAGTCACTAAGATGACTCTTAAATATCATAAAAAATCCCTCACGTGAGTAAAAGCAACTTGAATGCCACTAAAGGCCTCTTCAATGTGACtaaatatgattaaaatgtgattaaaatgaCGTTTGCGTGATTAAATGACACTTtaatgtcacacaaaaaaactacgGCAGCtgcaaaaaaccccaaaaactgcTGAGTTGTCCACCTTGTGAAGTTCGACCGGCGTCTGGTTGAGGATGTCGTTGACTTCCTGTCTCATCTTCTTCATGGCGAAGGCTCGGCGCTGGGGGTCGGAGGGCAAGGTGTTGGAGCGCGGGGTCGCCTGGGGGTCACGGAGCGAGTCACACGTTACATCACCGCAGCCCCGTGTCGCGGTCGGGGGTCGACGTCGGCAGTCACCTGGGGGCGGGTGCTGCTGCGTTCCTGGAAGCTGGCCTGGCGGCCCAACGAGGTTCGAGAGTGCACCGGCTCGTGGTTCAGACTGAGGGTGGAGCCGGACATGATGGTTGCCTGGAGACCACCGATCGCACGTCCGCGTCATtgcgagaagaaaaaaaacatccgtctCTTCTGCATCACAATTGGCGCACTTTTGTCGTCAGCCAATAAGGCGCGTGCACAAATGTCTGCAAACTTCCCAGCATGCCACGCTCACACTGACATGCTCGACCACTCACAAACTGCCTAATGTCGGCAAATTACACttaaatggcacaaaaaaacatgacttcaaTATTAATATAATCACATCAATATCACAAGATGTCATTTAATGGCCACTAAAAACACTTGAGTGTCACTAAATTTCATAAGACACTAAAATGCCATTAGAAGTTGCTTCAATATCACTAAAGTGCTCTCGATTTTTTGGGGATTATTTAAATGTCACCGgataatatttaaatgttactGAAATACACTTACTGTTAGTGTTGCTAAATGCTGGTAAAATTCACTGAAATTGAACCAAAATCACTGGAATTCCGCAGAAGCCCACTTGCCACCAAAATCACTTGCATGTCACTGAAATCCGCTCAGATGTTACTTAAAGCCACTTAAATGTTTAGTAAATGTCACTAAAAATCAGTTTAGTGTCACTAAAATCAccgaaatgttacaaaaagcaACTGAAATGTCATTAGAAGTCAATTAGATGTCACCTAAATATTATTAAAGGTCCttgaagggttagggttagagttgCGTTCAAAAAGAGACAATTTGCGTGAGATTTTCGAGCACGCTGAAAAGAGAAGTGAGGAGAGGATTagtggaggagaagaagaagcgaACGGCAGAAGGATACCCCAGTGAGGTGCCGCCTCTCCTTTTCCGGCTCCTGGAAAACAACCagtcctttttttctccactttgttTTCACTGAACTCTAAAAAGCTTTTCATTGGTCGACAGATTTCACAGAGTCCCGCCCCATCTGGCATGTTATTCATGTGTGTGCGATGTACGAGTCAGCATGTGCGCGCGCACCTCCAGCTCTCTGAGGATTCCACTGTGTCCGCACGTCTCCAGATCCTCCAGAGCCTGAGACCAGAAGTTCTCCTCCTGGTCCGGTTCTGTCCCGTCATGACCAACCGTGAACCTGCACCCCCCCCGTCCACCCCAGAGGTCGCAGGTCAGTTACGCGCACGCACACCATGCTATGGTGTAACTACTGTTAGCTCCATGCTATCAACTGTCATCACTTCCAATGCGGGACGCTAACTTGCTACATTGTAACCGCAATTAGCTCACGTGATCAAAGAGCTGCTGCCATGATCAAAACTGCCGCTCACCCGCCGAGCGCGGCGTGTTCCCAGTCGTCGTGGAGGCCTGACAGGTCTGACGGCGGATCGGTTCTCTGGCGAGAGGAGGCGGGCGATTGGTTGTTGCTCGTCTTGGCGTCGCGCCACTCGTGGAAGGTGAACGGTGACGACTGGAAGGAAGGAACTGAAAACGCACACAGGACACGTCATCGCTAGACGTCGATGTAGTCGAGAACGTAGATGGGCGCACGTACCCGGGCTGGTGAAGCTGGCGTCCATGTTGGAACCGTCCCAGGACTCGACTGCGCTGTCGACGGACGGCAGCGTGCCGAACATCCTCTGCCCCGAAGGGGGCGCCGCCACGATGAGCGGCTCCTCCCCTCCCTCGCCGATCGCGCGCGACTTGGGACTGGACACTGCGTACATGCAAGCGCACGTTTAGAGGACGACGACGGCGTCGATGCTCTGGACGTCGAGGACGTACGCTCGCCGTGCTTCTTGATCTTGAGCGTGACCGTCTCGCCCGCCTGCTGCAGGAGACTGATGGCCTCGCTCAGGGGTTTGCCCTTCAGGCTGCTGCTGTTGATGGCCAAGATGCGGTCGCCCACGTGGATGGCGCCGGTCCTGCCCGGACAAAACGAAAAACGAAATATCACCTCGCTTCACGAGCAGTCTTGGCATCATCGTGCTTGTGTGACAGGAGATGATGTGAAGACTTTTTTCCTGACCTCTCTGCCAGGCCTCCCTTGGTGAGCGAGGAGATGACGATGGGGTCGAAAGGCTCCTCGGTGCCCGAGATGGTGATCCCCAGCGGGCCTCCGTAGCGTTGCAGCTCCACCGTGTAGATGATGCTCCCCGACACCTCCTGCTCGTCTGCAAGCAAAGGCGAGGATTGGCCGCTTCGTCGGCGGGCGAGCGGGCGGCGCTGCGCGCGATACGCGGCGGGGCCGCTTACCGGAGTTGTCCTCGTCTTTGCGTATTTTGAGCTTGACGAGCTCCTCGCACTGCTGCAGGATCTGCGCGGCCTCCTCCATGGAGCACGTCTCCACGCGGATGTTGTCGATGGCCAGCAGCTTGTCTCCCAGCTCCAGCGTCCCCGTCCTCCACGGCACAAAAACCAGCTCCCGTTACGCTTCTTCGTTGCGTGCTCGACAATACACGTGCAAATGTCTGcgtttgtgtgggttttattgtaagggtgtgtgggtgtgtgtgtgtgtgtcacctgtGAGCAACGCTGCCCTTCTTGATGTCCGAAATGATGAGAGGGTCTCCTGCTTTTCTGTTCGATGGCGCTGCAACACAACAACGCGTTCAGCGCTCGTCTGTTCGCCCACTTGAAATGCGGCCGGTGCGACAGGGATGGACTCACAGCTGATGGTGATCCCCAACTCCACTCCCGGTTTCTTGGGGAGCTTCACATGGAACGTTCCGGACGACGGGATGACCGATTCTGAGGGACAAAAATATGTTGGTGTTCACAAGTCGTATACTTTATTCATTGTGCGTAAGCCAGTCACAGACTTAGCGTGCGTGTTTAAGTGGGCGTCAGACTGCGCGTGTGCGCACGTACCAGCCACGTCAAACTCGATCTCCAAGGTGAGTTGTGCAGTAATGGAGGAGTCTCTGAGCAGCTGATTGGTTTCTTCCAAAGTGGAGTCTTCTGTAGGAACTCCATTTATGGACAAGATCCTGTCGCCGATCTGCAGGATGCcacatctacacacacacacacacacacacttgtttatGTATGACTCGCATGTTGCGGAAAATCGTGTGTGACGCGTGCCGACCTTTCGGCAGGACTGTCGGGGTCGATGTAAGCGATGAGCGGCGGCGACGAGAGCGTCTCGGTGGCGAAGACGCCGCCTTGCAGCTGCAGGCCGAAGCCCACGACGCCGTCGCCGAGCAACGTCACCTCCGTGGTCTCCGTGTGGACCACCTGACCGGCCAGCCCCACTGTGCTGGACGCCAGGGACACTGACGGACGTCGAAAGGTCACATTTATATCGTCTTTCATAATTACAACTAGAAAATGCAATTCAAATAGTGCCCAAGGACGCtacagaacaatgaaatgtgcAAGCGCCATGTTAGTGattagtcagtcagttagtttCAGTAGTTGAGcaatatttctgtatttgaTGGGCTTGTTCCTCACAGGAGCTCTTGAAGTCCTTCTTCTTGTGCTTCTTCCTCATGAGCGTGCCCCGCGGACTCGTGGGGTACGCGTTCCTCGGGATGGTCATGTTGAGCGACGACAGACTGTACGCCGACATGGAGCCCGGAGAGAACGTGTGGCCCAACGCTGCGTGGCGGCAGACACAGCCAGACGTCAGGTGGCACATACGCATACACACGATCGCACACACACCGTGGAGAGCgggcgagcgagcgagagagagaggcggACGTACACGGGTTGTTTGTATGGCGGTTGTGCGACCTGGCGCCCGATTGGTCAGGGTGGTACGTGTTGTAGTGGTAAGGGGGGAGGATGGGGGCGGAGGTTCCCGTCTCCCAGGGGAGGGGGCGGGCAGAACGCTGCACCTTGACTgcatgcgcacacgcacacacatggacacacacatgcaggggAGCGTTGAGGTTAAGACAAGAGGAATGCCGTTTCCGTATAAGATTCAAATGAGTGTGTTGCCTTCAGGGACACTTGCACATTGTGCACGTGTTGGTACCTTGCTGCGGTGCGTTCAGGGCCGGTCGGGCCTGGTGCTGGGGCAGGATCTCCATGCGGACGTTGTGGCAGGAGGCGGACAGCAGCTGCGTGGCTTCGGCCAGAGAGCAGAACTCCATAGATTTGCCATCCACGGACAGGATGTGATCTCCTGCGTAGAGAGCGCCGCacctgcacgcacgcacgcacacaccagtATCCATTAGGGCGTGCGTGTGAAGCGCGCGCGTGTCGTGCGCAGCGTGAAGGTCACCTGTCGGCTATGCTGGCCGGTTTAACTTTGTCAATGACGATGACCTGCTTGCTGCAAAACATGGACGAAGACAGAGCCACGCCCAGGCTGGAGCCCGTCGCCTTGGCGACCTCCACCAGCAGAGGACCCGAAGCCGAGGACACGGAGTCTAAGCGCGGAGGGCAAAGGTCACGTGTCGGCAGAAGCGAcggctgtgcgtgtgtgtgtgtgtgtgtgtgtgtgtgtgtgtgcgtgtgcgcgcgtgcgtgctgACCCATGACGGAGACGTCGTACTCCAGCAGCACGGTCGCTTCCTGGCCGCTCTGCTTCAGGACGCTCATGGCCTCCGCCAGCGTGTTGCCGTGGAGACGGATGCCGTCGATGCTCAGCAGACGATCGCCAGGTTTGATGCTGCCCTCCCtgcacccacgcacgcacgcacgcgtcaGTCCCTGAAGTGGACGGAAGTTAAGAATTTAAAAGCTGTCACTCACCTGTCAGCTGGCCCTCCTGAGCGTACGGTTGCTATGACGACGGGCCGACACTTGTTCCTGTCTTCGCTGGCTCCGCCTATGTGACACACGCGTGTCACTATTTcgtacaacacacacatacccgcacacgcgcacgcacgcaggcaccTCTGATGACGAATCCGAAGCTGTTCCCTTCCTTGTGGAGCGTCACCTCCACCGTCTTGAACGTGACGCCCGAACCCTGCACGGCTGCAACACAACACGCCAACAACACGTCAGCGACACGCGGAGGTCACGCAGAGGTCACGGGAGGCGGTGCGGACATACAGACGGGCGGCAGCTCGTACTCCACCTCCAGCAGCACCCGCTCGCCCACGTTCTTCAGCAGACTGATGATCTCGTCGTGACGGAACTTGGCCAAGTTGATGCCGTTCACCGAGCGGATGTAGTCGCCGACGTTCAGCTGGTCGCTCCTGACGACGGCGACGAGAAAGTTCAAGACTTTCAAGACTCTAGCGAGAGACTTTGTTGTTTTACACCAGAAACTCTCTCCAACTTCTCCAGAACCTTCATTGGAGACTCGAGCCTCTTTTAAGACAAGAACCTTCTTCCGGCACCTTCTCTCTGGACTAGAACCTTCTTTTGAAACTAGTACCTTCTCTGGACTCGAACATTGTCTTGGCACTGGAACCTACTCTTGGAACAATAACCTTCTCTCAGGACTAGTAACTGCTGAAGATGAGAGCCTTCACTTGAGACAAGAATATTCTCTCAAGACTAGAACCTTCTCTCTGGACTAGAgccttctcttcttctttccaACGTGTTGTTCGAGTGGTAATAGCAAGCGGCGTAGTTCCTACCTGGCGGCGATTCCTCCTTGCCTCAGGTTGGACACCCGCGGCTTCCCGTCCTTGTCGATGCCGCCCGACACGGTCAGCCCCAGCGTGGTGCCCTCCTTCTTCATCAACTCCACCAGCGTGCATCCCCGGAACTCGTCTGGGGAGAACGCGTCGtcgctttcatttttttccagggagttagcattagcattagcattaccTGGTATGCTCTGCCTCCTGATGGCCAGCGCGCCGTCTGACGGTCGCGAGCCCGCCGAGTCTTTGCTGTACGGACCTTCAtctgcaacaacaacacacaggcGTGATTTACGTCCTCTCCAGCGAAGGAGACGAAAAAGATGAAGAACACAAAgatgtagaagaagaaaaagtcaaacGAAGACGATAAAGATGGACACGAGATGGTGTGATGTTGGAGCAGAAGTAAAGAAACGCTGAAGCATCTTCTCTTCCCACCAATTGCACAACTCCTGCGCTCGCTGCctccacgcacacacaattCGCTCAACTACAACTACACACAGTACACATCATGACACGTCTCCCTCGTTATCTGACATGAATCTCTCACGCACCGGAAAGCGCGCTCgtctccccccccacccacacacacacgattgTCAATCAGTGATCAATTTCCAGTCAACGATGCTGTagtccccctccctccctccctcgctcgcacgctctctctctctctctctctcgctctctgagCGTCTATGTAGCTCTACCTTTATTCACCCTGCGCAGGATCTGACATCGGCATTTGAACGACACTGCGATCATGATGAAGCCCCCAGCTCGGCGTCGCCAGCCGGCGCCATGCACGCTAAACCGCCGCAATCCtctccacttcctcctcctcctaacCCCCCCgacgctcctcttcctcccgctTCTCCGTCGTTCGGCCGCCGCGAGCCGAGCGCCTCCTCACGCAGACGCCATCATGTAGATGAGGAAGAGGAcggggagggaggaggaggacgaggagaggGAGGGGGAGGGCGCTGCAGATGTGGAGCGCCGCCATGaaatgaggatgaggatgaggagggggagggggaggctGATCTGATGGCGTGATGACGACGAAGAGGAGGATGCGCGCGATTGGGGgatggaggatgaagaggaggacgTGCATCAAACATCAGAGGGTGATGTGAGAGAGGAAATAAAACGCATAAAAGCATCCCACATGCTTAAGAGCGACCCCTCCCCAACACTCCCTTTCTCAGttgcatgggaaaaaaatgtgcgctGGCACTTTAAATCAACCTTCACACACCTCACAGCAAACGGCTAAAAGTCTTGAAAGTGAAGTCTAACAACAACGAGGTATTCAAGTACACTTGGGACGTTCCATCCCCTACAGACACAGAACAGAAAACTCTAAAAAGAACCCGTTGCTCAAGAACGCCTCCAGAACATTCCGTTGTACTACACCATCTCAGAGCTGCACGGAAAATGATGTGCGCTGGCCCTTTAAATCACACTTCACAGTGTGCTCAACGGCTAATCTGAAGTCTTTAAAGTGTGAAGACTACTGTAAAATAAGTGAAGCATTCAAGTACACTCAGGACATTCTATTGACTACGGTCCAGtgttagacacacacacacaattcaactaaaatgacTGAGCTGAAGGTTAAAATGCTCAAGAGCGTCCCCCCACTTTTTTTACGACACCACCTCTCCAATCTGTGTGGGAAAAGTGCACGCCGGCCCTTTAAATCAACCCTCGCACACCTCCAAGCGTGCTCGTTATTCGGCTACACGAGTGCATGCAGCATTTACACGCTTCAcgataatgatgacgatgatgatgtcaCTAGGGGGAAACGGTGCCATGATCGCAACGGCGCCCCGTGATTGGCAGCGGCTGCGGAAAGAGGCGTGATCTAGTCTCACATGTAGGTCAGTGTTCCAGATGCAGATGATGCGGGATTTATTTCACTctctgtgtatgtatgtatgtgtgtgtgtgtgtgtgtgtgtgtgtgtgtgtgtgtcttaattTGTGTCAAATGACATGGAAttattttgttgactttttttctccacagataAATGAAGTTTCCAATTCTAACAACAATATCCAACAATATGGGTGACTGTTACTACAACTACTCCATGACAGCCAGTCGAGCTAACGCTAACGCTAACAGGTGCATCGCTGCCAGAGCGCCACCCACAGGTCAGGACATGAACATACATTCATataatcattttcatttgtcaCACATAAAACACGTTAAGTCACATGTCAGGGTACACGTGTATGACGTGATCAAGACGTGCACATTGCggctgttaccatggcaacaagcTGATGAATAATTGAAGGGAGCAAGCGACCCTGCAAGTACAAAGAGTCATTTTTAGACATGCAAGACATACGCGCctgcgcatgcacgcacacgctaGTCTGCTCAATGGCTGAGTTGAAGTGAAGTGTCAAATAAAGTCCAAAAAGAACACGGCGTTCAAGTACACGTGGGACGTTCGATTGACTACAGACTGGTGTCAACATGCTAAACACGTACCACACCCACACAAAATGACCCAGCTGAAATCTTTTAAGTGAAGGCAAGTCGAAAAAGAATGTGGCGTTCAAGTACACTCCGGACGTTCCATTGACCGTACACCAGCGTCAACATGTAATAGACCCGCGTACACGCACTCTCGGGCGAAAtcgcacacactcacgcacgctGAGTGCTTCGTGGTTGGCGTTAATAGCAGGGgagcaaacaggaagtggatgtGTTGCTTGGCAGCCAAACGGACCGACATTACACTACTTGCGTGCGCTGCATGTACTGACATGACGCGACTTCAAGTATATACGCTGCATACGTATTGACTTTTGTACTTACATCAACTGAATACATATGTACTGACATTATATTGGATGTactacatatactgtagaagTACTGTACTGACTTTACAATAATGATTTATTagctagacacacacacacacacacacacactacactgggggtcaccaacatggtgcccgtgGGACCACATAAGCAATCAGCAGACTTGTGCTAAAAATGGCTCATCagtgacattgtgatttcctaggaatgttgtagaacaggggtcatttgaaaatgtaaacaaattgaTAAAGAAGTgctgcatattgatattttatttcCTACCTTATAAAATCAgtaatattgtgagaaatcactgacatgatttatttatgtCTATGCCTATAATAGTATCATTCAAatcatttgagcaaatttgtgcTATCATATATGTGTATGAAACTGGTAGTAGTAGCTCCCACTTCCAAAAATGTTGCTGACCCTTGCAGTAGGAGGTCAAGTTAACGGTTTTGGAGGTCAAAGGCGATGTTGAAATTCCTGCGGCGTATCAACACTTGTTATTACCCACAAAGCACCTGGTGGCTCACCTGCACGCTCTTCAATTATACATcgaggcacaaacacacattgtgTACACGTGTAGAcgtcgtgtctgtgtgtgaggcgcgtgtgtgtatgtctttgtgtgaagtgtgagtgtgtgtgagcagaatgtgtgcttgtgtgtgtgtacgcatgtagagcgtgtgtgtttgttgtcagACTCACGGAGCAGGCGCGTGTGGTACTTGCTGGTGTAGAAGTAGACGTCGTCGTAACCTTCCTGGTAGTCGTCGTCGGCGCGGTACCTCCTCCTGCGCCTCCTCTGGAGCAGGCGCAGGAGAGCCAGGAAGCGCTCCATCCTCACCGGGGggctcacgcacgcacgcacgcactcgcGCACACGGCTAACACACGGCTAGGCGTGAACGTCGCTAACGGGAAGCGTCATGCCACACAAAGAAAGTCAGTTCAGGTTTcgtctcactcactcactcacgcaacacgcacgcacgcacgcacacacctcgAGATGGAACACGCACTCTTTGTAGCCTCGCCTCCTCTGCAGCCTCCTCCTGTCCTgcttcagccaatcacagcgcttgcagcacacacacacactcacaatgtGTGCGTGTAAATTGTGCACTTGAAGAGTCAGCAGACATGACTTCTTGCCTTCCTTTCTTGCATCCTCCACTCCTTTTATCCCTCCATCCTTTGCaccattcattctttttttgtgtgatgacacacacacatccacgcgAACGCTTGATTCCAGCGAGGGGAGGGGACGGCTTCGTCAGGGAGTTCCACAAAGGAGAAGAGGGAGGAAGGGAAGTGCATCCAAGGGATGAATAAGAACTACAATTCCCATGTTGCAACCGGGCAGCATTTCATTCAAGGAATCAAAGTATTCCGAAGCTGTTTGAGTTGAAACGTGTCGAGTAGAATCTAGCCCAGAGGAATCCCATCTCATGTTCTAAAAGCGAGTCAGGCAGAAACCGCTCCAGTCGAAAGTAGTCTCGGAGATCTAGAATTTTAGGATCAAGTCTCGTGGAATCTATTCTATTAGATTATCATTGAGTAGACTTAGTCAAGTAGCACGTATTCTACCGGAATCCGTTCTAGTACAATGTAGTCTTGTAGAATCGGTTtttgattgtaaatattgaacccgttcaatatttaaaattgtCGGGCCCGACCCATTTTAGACCTTATTATCGGGACAAATCCATTCAGACCTGAGGACAATTTTCCAGGGTAATCTCCTCGGACATAAGATGGTCTGTAGTTTGATGTTCTTGGTCGGAAAGGGGCAAATGAGGGCAAAAACAGCGCGATTCTCTTCTTGAGTTGAGACCAAAAATAGTGTTTTGaagccattttgtggcattacTGCACAGTTACAAAACTTCTTCAATTTCGAGCGGCTTTTGGCTATTCGTGGCATCGCTCCGTCTCGATCGCCCACGAATGGTGGGGCtgcattgtacaaccccaattccgatgaagttgtgttaaacataaataaaaacagaatacaatgatttgcaaatcatgttcaacctattttgaattgaatacactacaaagacaagctatttcatgttcaaactgatcaacttgattgtttttagcaaataatcatgaacttagaattttatggctgcaacatgttccaaaaaagctggcaaaaAAGTAGAATCTAGTCGGGTAGAATCTCGTCTACCACAAACCTGTCGAGTTGAAACTAGTGTAGTAGAATGTAGTCGATTCGAATCAAGTACACGTATAATAGAATCTCTTCTTGTATCACCTTGCTGAGTAGAATGCAGTCAAGTGGGCTCAGCGTTGACTCTGCATGTGTACTGCAGCCCATTTAGGCCGCTAACTAGTTGGGCTGAACTGATAGCGCCCTCTTGTGGTTGCTTCCAACTTGTGAAATCATTGCATTATATTGTAGCGAAAAAAGGAGTGCTACAAAACAATGACTgatgcatttttataatttgtcatccatccatgtattttccaccgcttatccgggtcgggtcgcgggggcagtagctttagcagggacgcccagacttccctctccccagccacttcatccagctcttccggggggatcccgaggcgttcccgggccagcccccggggtctcctcccggcgggacgtgccggaacacctcaccggggaggagtccgggaggcatcccaatcagatgccccagccacctcatctggctcctttcgatgcggaggagcagcggttctactctgagctcctcccggatgaccgagcttctcaccctctctcgaagggagagcccggacaccctgcggagggaactcatttcggccgctcgtaggtgagggtaggaatgtagactgaccggtaaatcgagagcttcgcctttcggcttagctccttctttactacaacggaccgatacaaagtccgcatcactgcagacgccgcaccgatccgcctgtcgatctcccgttccattcttccctcactcgtgaacaagaccccgagatacttgaactccttcactcgggacaggatctcatccccgacccgaagagggcacgccacccttttccgactgaggaccacggtgtcagatttggaggtgccgattctcatcccagccgcttcacactcggctgcgaaccgctccggtgagagttggagatcacggcttgatgaagccaacataatTTGTCATGTTTTCTTCAAATGACAGATGACAATTGCACCTTCTGAACATCAGAGGGAATGACTGACATTTGGTCGAGAAAGAGAGAGCTGCTAAAAATGACAAACGCATCCTCATTTGCATAGCGCTCATTTGCAAGTGGCTCGCAGGCCTCTGTGGCGCTCTGCTGCCATTGGCTGCCTGGCTGAGCGCGCGCGAGAGTGCGTTTAATCACATTCTCCACACACGGCAGCTTATCCCGCTGCTCCCCCGCACGGACGCTGTCGGGCCGTGCGGCATATATCGACATCGTCAATAATATCGTTCGTCAGTATGATCAGCTACCAGTCAGGTAGAAGACTGCTGTCAGGTGAGAAGTGATGGGCGACAACCCATGATGCATTGGGGCACACATGATGAAGCCTGAGGTGGTTTGCTTAATGGACGTCTGAGTGGCTAACCTTCATCCCTAATGGACGCGCGCgcccaaacacaaacacaatacacTGCAATCTAGTCTAGTAGAATCCAGAAACAGTTGCAATAGAATGTAGTCTAGTAGCATGTAGTTGAGTCAAATATAGTCTTGTAGAATCTATTCTAGTACAACGTGATCGAGTAGAAACTAGTACAGTGGAGAAAACTGACACCGCCTTAAAAAGGCTTAGAATTGCCGAtaaataccacaagatggcggcaaagaaGCTCTTCAGCTcgcttcaacatagttccttggtatcaagatgccacaagatggcgccaaagcattACTTAGTGGTTTGACCTGTGCGCAAAACACTTTGaacaaataatggaggataggttcaAGAAAAGAGATCTGCCAAATATGTGAATTTACGAATGGCCAACCGCAAATATGTGGGGGTGCACTG includes these proteins:
- the grip1 gene encoding glutamate receptor-interacting protein 1 isoform X5 encodes the protein MIAVSFKCRCQILRRVNKDEGPYSKDSAGSRPSDGALAIRRQSIPDEFRGCTLVELMKKEGTTLGLTVSGGIDKDGKPRVSNLRQGGIAARSDQLNVGDYIRSVNGINLAKFRHDEIISLLKNVGERVLLEVEYELPPVSVQGSGVTFKTVEVTLHKEGNSFGFVIRGGASEDRNKCRPVVIATVRSGGPADREGSIKPGDRLLSIDGIRLHGNTLAEAMSVLKQSGQEATVLLEYDVSVMDSVSSASGPLLVEVAKATGSSLGVALSSSMFCSKQVIVIDKVKPASIADRCGALYAGDHILSVDGKSMEFCSLAEATQLLSASCHNVRMEILPQHQARPALNAPQQALGHTFSPGSMSAYSLSSLNMTIPRNAYPTSPRGTLMRKKHKKKDFKSSLSLASSTVGLAGQVVHTETTEVTLLGDGVVGFGLQLQGGVFATETLSSPPLIAYIDPDSPAERCGILQIGDRILSINGVPTEDSTLEETNQLLRDSSITAQLTLEIEFDVAESVIPSSGTFHVKLPKKPGVELGITISSPSNRKAGDPLIISDIKKGSVAHRTGTLELGDKLLAIDNIRVETCSMEEAAQILQQCEELVKLKIRKDEDNSDEQEVSGSIIYTVELQRYGGPLGITISGTEEPFDPIVISSLTKGGLAERTGAIHVGDRILAINSSSLKGKPLSEAISLLQQAGETVTLKIKKHGELSSPKSRAIGEGGEEPLIVAAPPSGQRMFGTLPSVDSAVESWDGSNMDASFTSPVPSFQSSPFTFHEWRDAKTSNNQSPASSRQRTDPPSDLSGLHDDWEHAALGGFTVGHDGTEPDQEENFWSQALEDLETCGHSGILRELEEPEKERRHLTGATIMSGSTLSLNHEPVHSRTSLGRQASFQERSSTRPQATPRSNTLPSDPQRRAFAMKKMRQEVNDILNQTPVELHKLTLEKSSDSDDFGFSVSDGVVDRGVYVNNIRGGGPAERGGLRAYDRLLQINHVRTRDFDCCLVVPLIAESSNRLDLVISRNPANPLTNHTEGTVDSHALQPIGNQKEACEDSSEDGAPIKWKKPGDGLGAGLVTNTSV
- the grip1 gene encoding glutamate receptor-interacting protein 1 isoform X1 encodes the protein MERFLALLRLLQRRRRRRYRADDDYQEGYDDVYFYTSKYHTRLLHEGPYSKDSAGSRPSDGALAIRRQSIPGNANANANSLEKNESDDAFSPDEFRGCTLVELMKKEGTTLGLTVSGGIDKDGKPRVSNLRQGGIAARSDQLNVGDYIRSVNGINLAKFRHDEIISLLKNVGERVLLEVEYELPPVSVQGSGVTFKTVEVTLHKEGNSFGFVIRGGASEDRNKCRPVVIATVRSGGPADREGSIKPGDRLLSIDGIRLHGNTLAEAMSVLKQSGQEATVLLEYDVSVMDSVSSASGPLLVEVAKATGSSLGVALSSSMFCSKQVIVIDKVKPASIADRCGALYAGDHILSVDGKSMEFCSLAEATQLLSASCHNVRMEILPQHQARPALNAPQQVKVQRSARPLPWETGTSAPILPPYHYNTYHPDQSGARSHNRHTNNPSLGHTFSPGSMSAYSLSSLNMTIPRNAYPTSPRGTLMRKKHKKKDFKSSLSLASSTVGLAGQVVHTETTEVTLLGDGVVGFGLQLQGGVFATETLSSPPLIAYIDPDSPAERCGILQIGDRILSINGVPTEDSTLEETNQLLRDSSITAQLTLEIEFDVAESVIPSSGTFHVKLPKKPGVELGITISSPSNRKAGDPLIISDIKKGSVAHRTGTLELGDKLLAIDNIRVETCSMEEAAQILQQCEELVKLKIRKDEDNSDEQEVSGSIIYTVELQRYGGPLGITISGTEEPFDPIVISSLTKGGLAERTGAIHVGDRILAINSSSLKGKPLSEAISLLQQAGETVTLKIKKHGELSSPKSRAIGEGGEEPLIVAAPPSGQRMFGTLPSVDSAVESWDGSNMDASFTSPVPSFQSSPFTFHEWRDAKTSNNQSPASSRQRTDPPSDLSGLHDDWEHAALGGFTVGHDGTEPDQEENFWSQALEDLETCGHSGILRELEEPEKERRHLTGATIMSGSTLSLNHEPVHSRTSLGRQASFQERSSTRPQATPRSNTLPSDPQRRAFAMKKMRQEVNDILNQTPVELHKLTLEKSSDSDDFGFSVSDGVVDRGVYVNNIRGGGPAERGGLRAYDRLLQINHVRTRDFDCCLVVPLIAESSNRLDLVISRNPANPLTNHTEGTVDSHALQPIGNQKEACEDSSEDGAPIKWKKPGDGLGAGLVTNTSV